The following DNA comes from Tunturibacter psychrotolerans.
GAGCGAAGCCGAAGCTTCAGACGTCTGAGCCGTGGCCACGAAACTGAAACACAAAAAGAGTGCCGAGCCAAACACAATGCTTGCAATTGCTCTCATCAGCGCGCGCCCTGCAGTTGAAGCGTCTGCGCCGTATGAATGTGGCAGATCGCAATCGCCAGCGCGTCTGCCGCATCCGCGGAGTCAAAGGCGTCTTCGTTGTTCAGCAGACGCCTGACCATGAACTGCACCTGTTCTTTAGCGGCCAATCCGTAACCAACCACCGAGCTTTTTATCGAGAGCGGAGCATACTCGACCACCGGCATTCCGCATGTTGCTGCTGCCAGCATCGCCACACCTCGCACCTGGCCGAGCTTGAGCGCAGATTTTGCATTCGCCGAAAAGAAAACTTCTTCAATGGCGATGACCTCGGGCTGGTGCAGGGTCATCAGAGCCGTCAGCTCGGCATACACCTGGGCGAGCCGTTGCGGTGTCTTCTCTTTCTTGTTGAGCCGGATCGTACCTGCAGCAAGATGGACGAGACGCGGTGTGCGGGCGTCGCAATCCACCTCCACGACCCCGTAGCCAGTAAACTCCGTTCCGCAATCGATGCCGAAGACTCGCATGGGCGAAGTTTACTTCATCTCGTGTCGGCTTCGGACTATCGAAGTTGAGTCCACCGCAGGATTGTTCCTCACTAGCGAGAGATTCCTTCAAGCGGCGAACTGGCGGTGGCATACAGCCTGCGCGGCATTCTGCCTGCCAGAAAGGCTTGCCGCCCCGCCAGAACCGCATGCTGCATCGCTTCGGCCATCAACAAAGGGTCTTTCGCGACTGCGATCGCAGTATTCATCAACACAGCATCGAAGCCCAACTCCATCGCAACGGCAGCATCCGAGGCGGTTCCCACGCCTGCGTCTACGATCAACGGAACCTCGGTGATGAACTCCCGCAAGATGCGCAGGTTGGCCGTGTTCTGTAGTCCGAGGCCGCTGCCTATGGGGGCACCGAGCGGCATGACGGCCGCCGCACCAGCATCGATCAATCGCTTGGCGAAGACAATATCGTCCGAGGTATAAGGCAGAACGGTGAAACCTTCTTTGACTAAAACCCGGGTAGCTTCGAGCGTCGCCTGAACGTCAGGATAGAGCGTCTGCTGGTCGCCGATGACCTCGATCTTGACCCAATCCGATAGCCCCACCTCGCGCCCCAGACGTGCAGCGCGAATCGCCTCGTCGGCGGTGTAGCACCCGGCCGTATTGGGCAGAAGAAAATAGCGTCTTGGATCGATGAAATCGAGGAGAGATTCGCTCGACCGGTCCAGGTTTACCCGGCGGACCGCGACGGTCACCATCTCGGCTCCTGAGGCTTCAATGGCGGCTTGGGTCTCGGCGCCATCTTTGTACTTTCCTGTACCAACGATCAACCGCGACTGAAAGGCTCGTCCTGCAATTACCAGAGGTTTCATGGTTAATATCCTACCGTTAGGATGCTGCTAAAACGCAAACGGCTCGCACTCTTAGAGAGCAGCGAGCCGTCTGGCGGTGAACTGTTGAGATTGACCTGAGGCGTCCATACTCGGACTGGGCCTCGGCATGGACTTTCGACTACAAAGACCGCCAGGACTAGAGCTATGGACGCTCTAAGCCTCAGTCACCTCACGTATTGTTGTGCAACTATTACTGTCAATTTTCATAGGCTGGACCATCCTCCTTTCCCGTGTAAAAGCAGATTACTCCGAGGTTCGGTTGCATGCAAGTGTGCTCGCAAACTGAGGCGACGATGCATCTGCACAGGTTGTGGCCGGCATCAGAGCTGAGATCGCGATCCTCGCTGAAGAAGAAAGGCTCAACCCATGAAGGCAGCAACCATTGTTGGAATTCTCCTCATCGTCCTTGGAATCATCGGGTACGCTACCGGCGGACTCTCCTTTACGCACGAGAAAAAAGTTGTCGATGCAGGGCCGGTGCAAATATCGCGCAAGACCCAGGACACGCTTCCGCTGTCCCCTATTCTGAGCACCGTCTCTTTGATCGCAGGATTGGGTTTAGTCGTGGTGGGATCAAAGTCAAAGTGAATCGTGTTTGAGTACAGCGATGAAGCAACGGGTCTCGTGAGGTTCTCGGAGATCAAGCAGCATCTCCTACTTGAGATAAGCACGCACGAGGTCAATCAAGTCTTCCCCTAACTCTGGAGTCAGAGGGGCATGTCCATCTTGCAGCAGATGCAGCCGAATATGATCCTCAAGCACCTCAGCCATTAATCCATTGATTCCGCCACGCGCCGCCGCGAGTAGCATTAGCACTTCGGCGCATTCATGATCCTCTGACGCCAAAGTGCGATCCACACGATCAATTTGGCCTCGAATTTTTTTTACTCGGTTGAGCAATTTAATTTGGGCCGACTTTGTATGCGACATTTGTTTATCTCCGTTGTACCCTACCGGGGTATACTATCGTGGACAGCAAGCCAGAGCAACTCGTCATTCTGAGTCATCCCCACGTTTGGAAGGGTCTAATTCGCCTGACAATTCGCACTCTGTTCACTTTCAGGCCTGAAGATAACAGTTCAATGATAGAAACTTTTTTCAGAAAGAGCCGCCTTGTGGGTGCTCTCCCCCTCGTACTTCTCGCCTGTCACTTCGCTGCCGCGCAGAGACATACAGCCGCAAGTGCAGCGTCGGCGAAACTGCCCGACGCACCGACTCCGTCTTCTGAGACAGATACCGCTGCCGAAACCGACGACGCAACCCCGACGATGTTTCCGCACTGGGAAAATTCGCGCTTTCTCATCGGCGGCCAGGCAAACATCATCTTTCAGGCGCACGGACCCTTTCACTCCCC
Coding sequences within:
- the ruvC gene encoding crossover junction endodeoxyribonuclease RuvC, whose translation is MRVFGIDCGTEFTGYGVVEVDCDARTPRLVHLAAGTIRLNKKEKTPQRLAQVYAELTALMTLHQPEVIAIEEVFFSANAKSALKLGQVRGVAMLAAATCGMPVVEYAPLSIKSSVVGYGLAAKEQVQFMVRRLLNNEDAFDSADAADALAIAICHIHTAQTLQLQGAR
- a CDS encoding thiazole synthase; translation: MKPLVIAGRAFQSRLIVGTGKYKDGAETQAAIEASGAEMVTVAVRRVNLDRSSESLLDFIDPRRYFLLPNTAGCYTADEAIRAARLGREVGLSDWVKIEVIGDQQTLYPDVQATLEATRVLVKEGFTVLPYTSDDIVFAKRLIDAGAAAVMPLGAPIGSGLGLQNTANLRILREFITEVPLIVDAGVGTASDAAVAMELGFDAVLMNTAIAVAKDPLLMAEAMQHAVLAGRQAFLAGRMPRRLYATASSPLEGISR
- a CDS encoding DUF3185 domain-containing protein, whose protein sequence is MKAATIVGILLIVLGIIGYATGGLSFTHEKKVVDAGPVQISRKTQDTLPLSPILSTVSLIAGLGLVVVGSKSK
- a CDS encoding metal/formaldehyde-sensitive transcriptional repressor, encoding MSHTKSAQIKLLNRVKKIRGQIDRVDRTLASEDHECAEVLMLLAAARGGINGLMAEVLEDHIRLHLLQDGHAPLTPELGEDLIDLVRAYLK